From a region of the Sander lucioperca isolate FBNREF2018 chromosome 8, SLUC_FBN_1.2, whole genome shotgun sequence genome:
- the tra2b gene encoding transformer-2 protein homolog beta isoform X2, with protein MSDNDKGYGERESRSASRSVSPRGSRKSASCSPARSPARSKEGSRHSRSKSRSRSRSKSGSHSHRGSRRHYSRSRSRSRSYRRRSHSRSYSGERRRRSHSRSPMSNRRRHIGNRANPDPNGCVGVFGLSLYTTERDLREVFSKYGPLADVSIVYDQQSRRSRGFAFVYFENTGDAKEAKERANGMELDGRRIRVDFSITKRPHTPTPGIYMGRPTYGGGGGGSSSGGGGSGPSGPRRNSRDYDRGYDRGYDRGYDRGGYERYDDRDHYRSYRRRSPSPYYRGAYRSRSRSRSYSPRRY; from the exons GAGTCTCGCTCTGCATCCAGGAGTGTGAGTCCTCGGGGCTCTAGGAAGTCTGCAAGCTGCTCCCCAGCTCGGTCGCCTGCCCGTTCAAAAGAAGGCTCCCGCCACTCCCGCTCCAAATCCCGGTCCCGGTCCAGGTCAAAATCTGG GTCCCACTCTCACCGTGGCTCACGGAGACACTATAGCCGATCTCGATCCCGCTCAAGGTCCTACCGCCGCCGATCTCACAGTAGGTCCTACAGTGGAGAGCGCCGGCGCAGGAGTCATAGCCGCTCACCGATGTCCAACCGCCGCAGGCACATCGGCAACCGA GCTAATCCAGACCCAAACGGTTGCGTGGGAGTGTTTGGCCTGAGCTTGTACACCACAGAGAGGGATCTGAGGGAAGTCTTCTCTAAATACGGCCCCCTGGCGGATGTCTCTATTGTGTATGACCAGCAGTCGAGGCGTTCCAGGGGCTTTGCTTTTGTGTACTTTGAGAACACCGGTGATGCCAAGGAG GCAAAGGAACGAGCAAATGGCATGGAGCTGGATGGCCGTAGGATCAGGGTAGACTTCTCCATCACAAAAAGACCTCACACCCCAACCCCTGGAATCTACATGGGCCGACCCACATA tggtggtggtggtggtggtagtaGTAGTGGAGGTGGTGGAAGTGGTCCAAGTGGTCCTCGCCGCAACTCACGAGACTATGACCGTGGATACGACCGCGGATACGACCGAGGATACGACAGAGGCGGCTATGAACGCTATGACGACCGGGATCACTACAGGTCATACAG AAGACGATCTCCGTCCCCATACTACAGAGGGGCTTATAGGTCTCGGTCCAGATCGCGGTCTTATTCTCCCC GTCGCTATTGA
- the tra2b gene encoding transformer-2 protein homolog beta isoform X5 yields the protein MSDNDKGYGERESRSASRSVSPRGSRKSASCSPARSPARSKEGSRHSRSKSRSRSRSKSGSHSHRGSRRHYSRSRSRSRSYRRRSHSRSYSGERRRRSHSRSPMSNRRRHIGNRANPDPNGCVGVFGLSLYTTERDLREVFSKYGPLADVSIVYDQQSRRSRGFAFVYFENTGDAKEAKERANGMELDGRRIRVDFSITKRPHTPTPGIYMGRPTYSGGGGGGSSSGGGGSGPSGPRRNSRDYDRGYDRGYDRGYDRGGYERYDDRDHYRRRSPSPYYRGAYRSRSRSRSYSPRRY from the exons GAGTCTCGCTCTGCATCCAGGAGTGTGAGTCCTCGGGGCTCTAGGAAGTCTGCAAGCTGCTCCCCAGCTCGGTCGCCTGCCCGTTCAAAAGAAGGCTCCCGCCACTCCCGCTCCAAATCCCGGTCCCGGTCCAGGTCAAAATCTGG GTCCCACTCTCACCGTGGCTCACGGAGACACTATAGCCGATCTCGATCCCGCTCAAGGTCCTACCGCCGCCGATCTCACAGTAGGTCCTACAGTGGAGAGCGCCGGCGCAGGAGTCATAGCCGCTCACCGATGTCCAACCGCCGCAGGCACATCGGCAACCGA GCTAATCCAGACCCAAACGGTTGCGTGGGAGTGTTTGGCCTGAGCTTGTACACCACAGAGAGGGATCTGAGGGAAGTCTTCTCTAAATACGGCCCCCTGGCGGATGTCTCTATTGTGTATGACCAGCAGTCGAGGCGTTCCAGGGGCTTTGCTTTTGTGTACTTTGAGAACACCGGTGATGCCAAGGAG GCAAAGGAACGAGCAAATGGCATGGAGCTGGATGGCCGTAGGATCAGGGTAGACTTCTCCATCACAAAAAGACCTCACACCCCAACCCCTGGAATCTACATGGGCCGACCCACATA tagtggtggtggtggtggtggtagtaGTAGTGGAGGTGGTGGAAGTGGTCCAAGTGGTCCTCGCCGCAACTCACGAGACTATGACCGTGGATACGACCGCGGATACGACCGAGGATACGACAGAGGCGGCTATGAACGCTATGACGACCGGGATCACTACAG AAGACGATCTCCGTCCCCATACTACAGAGGGGCTTATAGGTCTCGGTCCAGATCGCGGTCTTATTCTCCCC GTCGCTATTGA
- the tra2b gene encoding transformer-2 protein homolog beta isoform X3: MSDNDKGYGERESRSASRSVSPRGSRKSASCSPARSPARSKEGSRHSRSKSRSRSRSKSGSHSHRGSRRHYSRSRSRSRSYRRRSHSRSYSGERRRRSHSRSPMSNRRRHIGNRANPDPNGCVGVFGLSLYTTERDLREVFSKYGPLADVSIVYDQQSRRSRGFAFVYFENTGDAKEAKERANGMELDGRRIRVDFSITKRPHTPTPGIYMGRPTYSGGGGGGSSSGGGGSGPSGPRRNSRDYDRGYDRGYDRGYDRGGYERYDDRDHYRSYRRSPSPYYRGAYRSRSRSRSYSPRRY; this comes from the exons GAGTCTCGCTCTGCATCCAGGAGTGTGAGTCCTCGGGGCTCTAGGAAGTCTGCAAGCTGCTCCCCAGCTCGGTCGCCTGCCCGTTCAAAAGAAGGCTCCCGCCACTCCCGCTCCAAATCCCGGTCCCGGTCCAGGTCAAAATCTGG GTCCCACTCTCACCGTGGCTCACGGAGACACTATAGCCGATCTCGATCCCGCTCAAGGTCCTACCGCCGCCGATCTCACAGTAGGTCCTACAGTGGAGAGCGCCGGCGCAGGAGTCATAGCCGCTCACCGATGTCCAACCGCCGCAGGCACATCGGCAACCGA GCTAATCCAGACCCAAACGGTTGCGTGGGAGTGTTTGGCCTGAGCTTGTACACCACAGAGAGGGATCTGAGGGAAGTCTTCTCTAAATACGGCCCCCTGGCGGATGTCTCTATTGTGTATGACCAGCAGTCGAGGCGTTCCAGGGGCTTTGCTTTTGTGTACTTTGAGAACACCGGTGATGCCAAGGAG GCAAAGGAACGAGCAAATGGCATGGAGCTGGATGGCCGTAGGATCAGGGTAGACTTCTCCATCACAAAAAGACCTCACACCCCAACCCCTGGAATCTACATGGGCCGACCCACATA tagtggtggtggtggtggtggtagtaGTAGTGGAGGTGGTGGAAGTGGTCCAAGTGGTCCTCGCCGCAACTCACGAGACTATGACCGTGGATACGACCGCGGATACGACCGAGGATACGACAGAGGCGGCTATGAACGCTATGACGACCGGGATCACTACAGGTCATACAG ACGATCTCCGTCCCCATACTACAGAGGGGCTTATAGGTCTCGGTCCAGATCGCGGTCTTATTCTCCCC GTCGCTATTGA
- the tra2b gene encoding transformer-2 protein homolog beta isoform X1, with product MSDNDKGYGERESRSASRSVSPRGSRKSASCSPARSPARSKEGSRHSRSKSRSRSRSKSGSHSHRGSRRHYSRSRSRSRSYRRRSHSRSYSGERRRRSHSRSPMSNRRRHIGNRANPDPNGCVGVFGLSLYTTERDLREVFSKYGPLADVSIVYDQQSRRSRGFAFVYFENTGDAKEAKERANGMELDGRRIRVDFSITKRPHTPTPGIYMGRPTYSGGGGGGSSSGGGGSGPSGPRRNSRDYDRGYDRGYDRGYDRGGYERYDDRDHYRSYRRRSPSPYYRGAYRSRSRSRSYSPRRY from the exons GAGTCTCGCTCTGCATCCAGGAGTGTGAGTCCTCGGGGCTCTAGGAAGTCTGCAAGCTGCTCCCCAGCTCGGTCGCCTGCCCGTTCAAAAGAAGGCTCCCGCCACTCCCGCTCCAAATCCCGGTCCCGGTCCAGGTCAAAATCTGG GTCCCACTCTCACCGTGGCTCACGGAGACACTATAGCCGATCTCGATCCCGCTCAAGGTCCTACCGCCGCCGATCTCACAGTAGGTCCTACAGTGGAGAGCGCCGGCGCAGGAGTCATAGCCGCTCACCGATGTCCAACCGCCGCAGGCACATCGGCAACCGA GCTAATCCAGACCCAAACGGTTGCGTGGGAGTGTTTGGCCTGAGCTTGTACACCACAGAGAGGGATCTGAGGGAAGTCTTCTCTAAATACGGCCCCCTGGCGGATGTCTCTATTGTGTATGACCAGCAGTCGAGGCGTTCCAGGGGCTTTGCTTTTGTGTACTTTGAGAACACCGGTGATGCCAAGGAG GCAAAGGAACGAGCAAATGGCATGGAGCTGGATGGCCGTAGGATCAGGGTAGACTTCTCCATCACAAAAAGACCTCACACCCCAACCCCTGGAATCTACATGGGCCGACCCACATA tagtggtggtggtggtggtggtagtaGTAGTGGAGGTGGTGGAAGTGGTCCAAGTGGTCCTCGCCGCAACTCACGAGACTATGACCGTGGATACGACCGCGGATACGACCGAGGATACGACAGAGGCGGCTATGAACGCTATGACGACCGGGATCACTACAGGTCATACAG AAGACGATCTCCGTCCCCATACTACAGAGGGGCTTATAGGTCTCGGTCCAGATCGCGGTCTTATTCTCCCC GTCGCTATTGA
- the tra2b gene encoding transformer-2 protein homolog beta isoform X6, giving the protein MSDNDKGYGERESRSASRSVSPRGSRKSASCSPARSPARSKEGSRHSRSKSRSRSRSKSGSHSHRGSRRHYSRSRSRSRSYRRRSHSRSYSGERRRRSHSRSPMSNRRRHIGNRANPDPNGCVGVFGLSLYTTERDLREVFSKYGPLADVSIVYDQQSRRSRGFAFVYFENTGDAKEAKERANGMELDGRRIRVDFSITKRPHTPTPGIYMGRPTYGGGGGGSSSGGGGSGPSGPRRNSRDYDRGYDRGYDRGYDRGGYERYDDRDHYRRRSPSPYYRGAYRSRSRSRSYSPRRY; this is encoded by the exons GAGTCTCGCTCTGCATCCAGGAGTGTGAGTCCTCGGGGCTCTAGGAAGTCTGCAAGCTGCTCCCCAGCTCGGTCGCCTGCCCGTTCAAAAGAAGGCTCCCGCCACTCCCGCTCCAAATCCCGGTCCCGGTCCAGGTCAAAATCTGG GTCCCACTCTCACCGTGGCTCACGGAGACACTATAGCCGATCTCGATCCCGCTCAAGGTCCTACCGCCGCCGATCTCACAGTAGGTCCTACAGTGGAGAGCGCCGGCGCAGGAGTCATAGCCGCTCACCGATGTCCAACCGCCGCAGGCACATCGGCAACCGA GCTAATCCAGACCCAAACGGTTGCGTGGGAGTGTTTGGCCTGAGCTTGTACACCACAGAGAGGGATCTGAGGGAAGTCTTCTCTAAATACGGCCCCCTGGCGGATGTCTCTATTGTGTATGACCAGCAGTCGAGGCGTTCCAGGGGCTTTGCTTTTGTGTACTTTGAGAACACCGGTGATGCCAAGGAG GCAAAGGAACGAGCAAATGGCATGGAGCTGGATGGCCGTAGGATCAGGGTAGACTTCTCCATCACAAAAAGACCTCACACCCCAACCCCTGGAATCTACATGGGCCGACCCACATA tggtggtggtggtggtggtagtaGTAGTGGAGGTGGTGGAAGTGGTCCAAGTGGTCCTCGCCGCAACTCACGAGACTATGACCGTGGATACGACCGCGGATACGACCGAGGATACGACAGAGGCGGCTATGAACGCTATGACGACCGGGATCACTACAG AAGACGATCTCCGTCCCCATACTACAGAGGGGCTTATAGGTCTCGGTCCAGATCGCGGTCTTATTCTCCCC GTCGCTATTGA
- the tra2b gene encoding transformer-2 protein homolog beta isoform X4: MSDNDKGYGERESRSASRSVSPRGSRKSASCSPARSPARSKEGSRHSRSKSRSRSRSKSGSHSHRGSRRHYSRSRSRSRSYRRRSHSRSYSGERRRRSHSRSPMSNRRRHIGNRANPDPNGCVGVFGLSLYTTERDLREVFSKYGPLADVSIVYDQQSRRSRGFAFVYFENTGDAKEAKERANGMELDGRRIRVDFSITKRPHTPTPGIYMGRPTYGGGGGGSSSGGGGSGPSGPRRNSRDYDRGYDRGYDRGYDRGGYERYDDRDHYRSYRRSPSPYYRGAYRSRSRSRSYSPRRY; the protein is encoded by the exons GAGTCTCGCTCTGCATCCAGGAGTGTGAGTCCTCGGGGCTCTAGGAAGTCTGCAAGCTGCTCCCCAGCTCGGTCGCCTGCCCGTTCAAAAGAAGGCTCCCGCCACTCCCGCTCCAAATCCCGGTCCCGGTCCAGGTCAAAATCTGG GTCCCACTCTCACCGTGGCTCACGGAGACACTATAGCCGATCTCGATCCCGCTCAAGGTCCTACCGCCGCCGATCTCACAGTAGGTCCTACAGTGGAGAGCGCCGGCGCAGGAGTCATAGCCGCTCACCGATGTCCAACCGCCGCAGGCACATCGGCAACCGA GCTAATCCAGACCCAAACGGTTGCGTGGGAGTGTTTGGCCTGAGCTTGTACACCACAGAGAGGGATCTGAGGGAAGTCTTCTCTAAATACGGCCCCCTGGCGGATGTCTCTATTGTGTATGACCAGCAGTCGAGGCGTTCCAGGGGCTTTGCTTTTGTGTACTTTGAGAACACCGGTGATGCCAAGGAG GCAAAGGAACGAGCAAATGGCATGGAGCTGGATGGCCGTAGGATCAGGGTAGACTTCTCCATCACAAAAAGACCTCACACCCCAACCCCTGGAATCTACATGGGCCGACCCACATA tggtggtggtggtggtggtagtaGTAGTGGAGGTGGTGGAAGTGGTCCAAGTGGTCCTCGCCGCAACTCACGAGACTATGACCGTGGATACGACCGCGGATACGACCGAGGATACGACAGAGGCGGCTATGAACGCTATGACGACCGGGATCACTACAGGTCATACAG ACGATCTCCGTCCCCATACTACAGAGGGGCTTATAGGTCTCGGTCCAGATCGCGGTCTTATTCTCCCC GTCGCTATTGA